From a single Glycine soja cultivar W05 chromosome 19, ASM419377v2, whole genome shotgun sequence genomic region:
- the LOC114399221 gene encoding protein RALF-like 1, translating into MIFQQPSKTEKKEENNLNKQTSMANTYSWLFLAICATLLLLLSSSPTADAGALGMEMTWIPSMPMEEEFQLDSEISRRILATTKYISYGALQRNTVPCSRRGASYYNCQPGAQANPYSRGCSAITRCRS; encoded by the coding sequence ATGATATTCCAACAACCTTCAAAgacagagaagaaagaagaaaacaacctCAACAAACAAACATCAATGGCAAACACGTATTCGTGGCTCTTCCTCGCGATTTGTGCCACCCTCTTGCTTCTTCTGTCTTCGTCGCCGACAGCGGACGCGGGAGCGCTGGGCATGGAAATGACATGGATACCCTCCATGCCCATGGAAGAGGAGTTCCAGCTGGACAGCGAGATCAGCCGGCGCATCTTAGCCACGACCAAGTACATCAGCTACGGTGCGCTGCAGAGGAACACTGTCCCCTGCTCTCGCCGCGGAGCCTCCTACTACAATTGCCAGCCTGGCGCCCAGGCCAACCCTTACAGCCGTGGCTGCAGTGCCATCACCAGGTGCAGGagctaa